The following are from one region of the Rhodothermus sp. genome:
- a CDS encoding DUF4159 domain-containing protein: MQRTLLLLGLTLGLVSSLRAQEDYTFRIAAVKYGGGGDWYQAVSPLPNLLRYVRAHTHIDVAPQADVVELSSDRIFNYPFLFLTGHGNIVLTDDEARRLRRYLENGGFLYIDDDYGLDPYIRREMKKVFPEQEFVELPFSHPIYHIHFDFPNGLPKIHEHDGKPPQGFGLFHNGQLVVFYTYETNISDGWEAPSVHGDPPEKREAALRMGTNILVYALTRLQPPT, from the coding sequence ATGCAACGTACGCTGTTACTGCTGGGACTCACGCTGGGGCTGGTATCTTCCCTTCGGGCGCAGGAAGACTATACGTTTCGCATTGCGGCTGTCAAGTACGGAGGTGGTGGCGACTGGTATCAGGCCGTCTCCCCCCTACCTAATCTGCTACGCTACGTGCGTGCGCACACCCATATCGACGTAGCTCCCCAGGCCGATGTGGTCGAATTGAGCAGTGATCGGATTTTTAACTATCCTTTTCTATTCCTGACCGGACATGGCAACATCGTGCTCACCGACGATGAAGCCCGCCGACTCCGTCGCTATCTGGAAAATGGTGGCTTTCTCTACATCGACGACGATTACGGGCTCGATCCGTACATCCGTCGTGAGATGAAAAAAGTCTTCCCGGAGCAGGAGTTTGTCGAACTGCCCTTTAGTCATCCGATCTATCACATTCACTTCGACTTTCCTAATGGACTGCCCAAAATCCACGAACACGACGGCAAGCCCCCCCAGGGCTTTGGTCTGTTCCACAATGGCCAACTGGTGGTCTTCTACACCTATGAAACGAACATCAGCGACGGCTGGGAGGCACCGTCGGTGCACGGCGATCCGCCGGAGAAGCGGGAAGCAGCACTGCGCATGGGCACCAACATTCTCGTCTATGCCCTGACCCGACTCCAACCACCAACCTGA
- a CDS encoding DUF4359 domain-containing protein, with protein sequence MRIGLVLLLTVAGVLYLYNPKPQAFQEYVQNQVAAHPQQELGGSVIGRAFAGTSAELAAVLSRKAARRDNYYFWSIYTVDPDGDDGEQDYWRFLGIGGQFFLIERPKR encoded by the coding sequence ATGCGGATCGGACTGGTGCTATTGCTGACGGTTGCTGGTGTGTTGTATCTGTACAACCCAAAACCTCAAGCCTTTCAGGAATACGTGCAAAATCAAGTCGCTGCACACCCGCAGCAAGAGCTGGGAGGCTCGGTCATCGGTCGGGCCTTTGCGGGAACCAGTGCCGAGCTGGCGGCCGTGCTTTCCCGAAAGGCCGCACGTCGCGATAACTACTACTTCTGGAGCATTTACACCGTCGATCCCGATGGTGACGATGGCGAGCAGGACTACTGGCGGTTTCTGGGCATTGGCGGGCAGTTCTTTCTGATTGAGCGTCCCAAACGCTGA
- the glyA gene encoding serine hydroxymethyltransferase yields the protein MSVLETQDPEVFQAIQKEVERQNNGLELIASENFVSRAVLEAMGSPLTNKYAEGLPGKRYYGGCEYVDLVEELARERARKLFRCEWVNVQPHSGAQANAAVYLATLKPGDTFLGLDLAHGGHLTHGSPVNFSGMLYHAEYYGVEKDGPLAGRIDMDKVRDKARKVRPKLISIGASAYPRDFDYKAFREIADEVGALLWMDMAHTAGLIAAGVLNDPMPYAHIVTTTTHKTLRGPRGGMILIGRDFDNPFGIRAPKSGRLKKMSEVLDSAVFPGTQGGPLMHVIAAKAVSLGEALKPAFKTYAAQVVRNAKAMAEAFLERGYHLVSGGTDNHLVLIDLRNKGLTGKEAETLLGEAGITVNKNMVPYDDKSPFVTSGIRIGTPAMTTRGFKEEEFRQVVDWIDQVLTHPRDEALRRRIRQEVEALCRQFPLYDFVVA from the coding sequence ATGTCGGTACTGGAAACGCAGGATCCAGAAGTTTTTCAGGCAATCCAGAAGGAAGTCGAGCGCCAGAACAACGGGTTGGAACTGATCGCTTCGGAGAATTTCGTGTCGCGGGCTGTGCTGGAGGCCATGGGTTCTCCCCTGACGAACAAGTATGCCGAGGGCCTGCCCGGGAAGCGTTATTACGGTGGGTGTGAGTACGTGGACCTTGTAGAAGAGCTGGCAAGGGAGCGCGCCCGTAAACTTTTCCGATGCGAATGGGTCAACGTGCAGCCTCACTCAGGGGCACAGGCCAATGCGGCGGTATATCTGGCCACGCTCAAGCCCGGCGATACCTTTCTGGGGCTCGACCTGGCGCACGGCGGCCACCTGACGCATGGCAGCCCGGTCAATTTCTCCGGCATGCTTTACCATGCAGAATACTATGGGGTCGAAAAAGATGGACCACTGGCAGGCCGCATCGACATGGATAAGGTGCGCGACAAGGCTCGTAAGGTGCGGCCCAAGCTCATTTCTATCGGAGCCAGTGCCTACCCGCGCGATTTCGACTACAAAGCCTTTCGAGAAATTGCCGACGAGGTGGGCGCGCTGCTGTGGATGGATATGGCGCATACAGCCGGCTTAATTGCAGCGGGGGTGCTGAACGATCCGATGCCTTATGCCCACATCGTCACTACCACCACGCACAAGACGCTGCGGGGCCCCCGCGGCGGGATGATTCTGATCGGACGCGATTTCGACAACCCGTTCGGTATCCGGGCGCCCAAAAGTGGTCGGCTCAAAAAAATGAGCGAAGTGCTGGACTCGGCCGTTTTCCCGGGCACGCAGGGAGGGCCACTCATGCACGTAATCGCCGCAAAGGCCGTCTCCTTGGGCGAGGCCCTCAAGCCGGCGTTCAAGACCTACGCCGCGCAGGTCGTGCGCAACGCCAAGGCGATGGCCGAAGCCTTCCTGGAGCGCGGCTACCATCTGGTCTCCGGCGGCACCGACAATCACCTGGTCCTGATTGACCTGCGCAACAAAGGGTTGACCGGCAAAGAAGCAGAAACTTTACTGGGCGAGGCGGGCATCACCGTTAACAAGAATATGGTGCCTTACGACGACAAAAGCCCCTTTGTCACCAGCGGTATTCGTATCGGAACGCCGGCCATGACGACCCGGGGTTTCAAGGAAGAAGAATTTCGTCAGGTAGTGGACTGGATCGATCAGGTACTCACGCACCCGCGCGACGAAGCGCTGCGGCGTCGGATCCGGCAGGAGGTAGAGGCGCTATGCCGACAGTTTCCACTGTACGACTTCGTGGTCGCCTGA